The genomic interval AACAGTAAGATAAAAACTCACATGAAAGTCCCTGAACTGGACCGATAACAAACTCAAACATCCCCCTGAGCTCAGCTTACTGTCGATGAGGTCAGCTTTTTATATTCAGAGCCGTGCGCCAAATTTACACCAACGTTTTAAAACGCCACACTTTTTAATGAGTCATCTTTTGTATAACAGCACTCGGATGTGCTCACCAATTAGCCGGGGTCGTTTAatgtttctgggttttgttttttgtgccacGGAGTCTGCTGGCGACACTGATTGTGCTTCGGTTGCTTGAGTCCTGAATCGTGCTGGCTTATCCACAGCTAATACAATCTCTTCGATGAAGTGATAAAAAGGTACGTTTAGGAGAAAACTACGACGAATACACAATTCAAtattatactttattttttccatcttttttttcatagatTTTCATATAAAAAGTGTCAGTAACTGACATCAGTcagaagtttgaaaaaaaaaaaaaaagaaaccaaacaaacaacctcTACTTCCTCTTAAACCACATCCAAATGTACCATTCCTTtatcaccctcctcctcctcatcaggaTGTCTCTCATACATTTGTCTGATTTTCACAGTCCACCCTTAAGAATGCAGTACTTAACTGAttttagtaaacaaaaataactaaacagcACAGGCTTTAAACCtctggttaaaataaaattttaaaaaagctgcttttgcACTGGTTAGACTTCCCtgtcagggaaaaaaataaaaataaaaacaaaataaaataaaaagcacagctACAACCTTCTGCGTTCGGAAACAAATCGACCGCAGGCAGCCCTGTATGGGCGCACGGTGTCCCCGAGTACCGGGAACAGCAGCCCCAAAAAAGTTTCTGCTCACTAAAGAGCACTTCTTACATGTTTAatagatgaagaagaagaaaaaaaactaaaataataacagaGGTATTTATTTACTGATAAAATTCACAATCAAAAGCTTTGAAAGTGTTTGGGCCACCAGGCAAGtgggataagcggaagacagaTACTGTGTGGTTAGGGCAACCGGAAGCAAATCCCTCCTGGAAAACCTggttttttaactttctttatgATTaacttgttggtttttttaatcacttttcccattatcagaaaaaaagacatcaacaaaaaacaaacaaagtatcTCACAATAACAGAGCTACAGCAGAAGCAAGAAGGTTTTCCTTCAAAGTGCctcgcttttcttttttttaaaaaaaaaaaaaaacaaatgaaattccAAGacgtactttttttttctctctttcctttcTTGCCATTtctgtgaaacacacacacacacattcacaactCAGTCAAGATaaactcattcacacacatacagtcaAACTCAAAAAGGGCTCAGACAGTGTTCTTTTGAGTTGGTTTTCACACTCCTCGGATTAGCTTACTTTGCCGTTTGAGATTTAGGATTTGGGTAAAGGATAGGAGGATCAGGGGGTAATGCATTGGATTTCTAATGGACAGGGGCTTTTCGAAAAAGGGACTTAGGGAATTGGGTGAAGGGTGATCTGGGCATCGATATGATCCcactaaaaatacaacatgggagcagcagcatcagcacgTATGCACACTGTGCTGGATAGTTCAGGCACacgtaaaaataataaaaataaaacactgaacaaaaaaacactagaGTTAACACATCCGTCTCCAGTTAAACACATCAACAACATCCGTTTCttgtcatacaaaaaaaatgaaataaaaagatattaaagaaactaaacaaatacaACAGTGACGACAGAATCAAAGTGCAGACGGTTTCTGGCCGCACAGCTTTCGTTCTGGGGAATTTTTCTGGGTTCTCACGCAACAGATGAAAGGTGAGACAGGCAACCATCGTGTTGCATGCTGGAATACTGAAATCTAGTCCTGGATGTCTCCAGTGTTGGAGCTCTGGCCCGGCACAAACCCCCTCAACAGGTCAGGGGTTTGCTCAAGGCTGCCCTCTTTTGGTCAGTTTTGGCACTGCAGGCAACACAtctgcgtgtttgtttgtggatCCACTTGTAGTTTGAGATGACTTGTCTCCATCAAAAATCTTTCCACTTGTTTTTGATCGTCTTTGCAACATCCAACATGAATTGTCACATCCGTGAccgcttttccacatttttgctgattttttttttttcttttctcctgaaGTCTTCCAAAACAAGCAACAATAATGACAATCAAAAggacaacaataaaaattaaaaaaaaaaaaaacgccaaaAGCACTTCATGTCATGTAGCGGGTGATCGCTCTCAGAGCGTATAACAGTTCTGCTTGCATTCGTGCTTCCATAAGAAGCAGATTTACGTGGACCTGCAGGAGATAAAacagagagaaggagaaaaacagtTATTAAAGCACCGCAGCACAGTTAAACTAcaagctgaaaacaggaaatgacacCTCACCTTTTCGGAGTGCTGAAACTGCCTCCAGAAACTCTCATACATTCGTTTGGTGGTCTTCTCAGGGCTGCACACCATGGTCTTAATATAGATCTTAAAGCTACGGTCCAGAAGCTGGTTTATCTCCCCGTAATCATAGTCATCATACCTGAGGAACACAGAGAAACTACGCTAGGAGCAGGAACACAAAGCTGACTGAGAAGAACCAtggattacaaaataaaagcgtaTCTGGTGACTGACCTGATGCCAAACATGCAGTGGATGTAGTTCCAGATGGCCCTGCGCAACATGCTGGTGTCCACATCCTTATGTGTCGCCATGGTGTTGTACGTCAGATTGTAGGCCATCTGAAACTTCTCGTCCAGCATCTGGCCAACATCAGGATACAATCTGTTGACCAGAGAGAAACCGTGGTCCTCCCAGCTGTAGTCCTGCAGGGTCACACCAACACCAGCTCAGTGACGTTCACGCGCACCGTCTTCTCAGCCAACACGGAGTGACTGGATCGGACCTCTTACCTGAGCTCTGAATGTGGGAACGTGCTCCCCCCTCCGGGAAAAGTCCTGGTAGCCGTAGCTGGTGTCCTCAAAGTGACGGGAAATGTCTCTGGAGGGGACGGAGTCCTCGTCCTCGGCGGTGACCACCAGCATGCTTTCGGTCTTCTCCCTCTCGAAGCGGGTGGCCATCTCCTCTTGGCTGGCCTCCTCGTCGTCGCGAcactcctgcagctgcttcatcctcttcatcagcaCCTCCACCTCGCCACACATTTcctacaaaaccaaaaaaatgaaagtcttaaaaaaaaagaggcacaGAACCGAGGAATCAGCAGCTGTCCTTGTTCCAATCTTCTTGAGATCGCTCACCTGGTTGCCAAGCAAATCGTCATGGTGATTGGCGTGACTGTTGCCGTTGGCGATGTCGCACACACAGTACTGGCTGAGGGAGGGGGGTCTGAAGGTGTGTCCGCCGTCACAGTTGATCTCAGGCATGATGCCACAGCCGAAGGTGAAGGAGGCGAGGGAGTGGTAGTGCGTGAGCAGGACCACGGCGTGGATCAGCTCTGCCAAGGACCAGCTGTGCTCCTCGGCCTTCAGAAAGCGCTGGAAACGACACGAAAAGCAAACGCCGTGAGCGACGCCAGCAGACTCTCGCCGAAGGAAGGAAGTCACACGGCTGCGGCTACAGCTGTGCTTAACCAGAACCAGAGCCCACTCACCTCGATGTGCTCCTTGGTGATGAGCCACGGACGGTGGGCCAGGATTTTGTTGAGCTCTccgagctgctgcagcttcttcgGGGCTTCATTCAGACCGTTCAACCACTTCTGATCTCCCCCGACCTGGAGGAAGTCGTTCACGTGCAAGTTGACCAAGTAGGAACACTGGTGCCTTGCAGCCGCCTGCAGGATCAGACAGACAAACCGGTTTAGATCCTCAACCTAGAAGAAGCTCATCTGGAAACTGACAGGAGATTGATCCGGTCGTACCATGATGCCGATGTAGTGTCTGTAGTGCAGAGGCAGGGGTCCgtccatctgcagcaggtagtGCTGCGTCCGGAGAAAGCTCTCCAGGTACTGCGGGTGGAAACTCATCAGGAGGGAAATGTTGTCCAGGCGACCGAGGGCTGCGAATGCATCCTCGAATATTGACTGCGTCCTGGAGTCCACTTTACTGACTTGAAGAATCTGATTTTCAAAATAGATACATTCATAAACTTCATGTTCTTTTTGCTGTGCTTGTTAAAGGCTTTTCAGATTTGCACAGGATTGCAGAGGTCTCGTACCTCTTTTTCAGGGATAAATCTGCTTGGTCCGTTGCCTAGGGGTCTTGGGATTCTGATTCCCAAgtcctgcaaaaacaaacaaacaaacaaacagatgggTTTAGTTTCTAGCTGGCTCCATTTAACTGCAACTTCTTGCTTTTGGAAGCCTCTCTATTGTTGTCATTTCTGCTGCAAcgcaaaaaaaggggggggggtatttttGTTTCACCTAATGTTATGTGATAAATTGGGGGTTTTGCACATATAAAGCCCGAGCAGAAAGCCTTCACGCTGTCTGCTGTGTCCAGTAACTTTCCGCTGCTTGTCGAGACATGTCCAGCGGcccctgcctgcctgcctgcctgcctgcctgcctgacTGTCCCACAATGAAGCAGATGAATTAAAGTCCGATCAAGGCGCATTATTCTGCGGTGACACCGGCTTCAAAACCCACTTTTACACGCACCATCTACAGGAGAGCAAATTAAATCCAGACTGGTAACCATTGCATCCATAGGATCTCCTGCCAGATGACCACAAACTCAACAACACGTAAACAAGTCGGGACAAAAGACCGCActgctggagaaaaaaacaaacaaagaaataaaatgacaaaaacccGTCT from Kryptolebias marmoratus isolate JLee-2015 linkage group LG19, ASM164957v2, whole genome shotgun sequence carries:
- the sesn1 gene encoding sestrin-1 isoform X1; protein product: MMEVQDQDSVGRWDGLGSRDAGSRADALENICQEVMRKVEAINPITALSPASGSPPNSDLNDILVHLLMLSKRCPFEDVRDRCTQLLQDIQDLGIRIPRPLGNGPSRFIPEKEILQVSKVDSRTQSIFEDAFAALGRLDNISLLMSFHPQYLESFLRTQHYLLQMDGPLPLHYRHYIGIMAAARHQCSYLVNLHVNDFLQVGGDQKWLNGLNEAPKKLQQLGELNKILAHRPWLITKEHIERFLKAEEHSWSLAELIHAVVLLTHYHSLASFTFGCGIMPEINCDGGHTFRPPSLSQYCVCDIANGNSHANHHDDLLGNQEMCGEVEVLMKRMKQLQECRDDEEASQEEMATRFEREKTESMLVVTAEDEDSVPSRDISRHFEDTSYGYQDFSRRGEHVPTFRAQDYSWEDHGFSLVNRLYPDVGQMLDEKFQMAYNLTYNTMATHKDVDTSMLRRAIWNYIHCMFGIRYDDYDYGEINQLLDRSFKIYIKTMVCSPEKTTKRMYESFWRQFQHSEKVHVNLLLMEARMQAELLYALRAITRYMT
- the sesn1 gene encoding sestrin-1 isoform X2; protein product: MRHAVAPSESVENNSIAVTGLLKICTHCERLNKKDLGIRIPRPLGNGPSRFIPEKEILQVSKVDSRTQSIFEDAFAALGRLDNISLLMSFHPQYLESFLRTQHYLLQMDGPLPLHYRHYIGIMAAARHQCSYLVNLHVNDFLQVGGDQKWLNGLNEAPKKLQQLGELNKILAHRPWLITKEHIERFLKAEEHSWSLAELIHAVVLLTHYHSLASFTFGCGIMPEINCDGGHTFRPPSLSQYCVCDIANGNSHANHHDDLLGNQEMCGEVEVLMKRMKQLQECRDDEEASQEEMATRFEREKTESMLVVTAEDEDSVPSRDISRHFEDTSYGYQDFSRRGEHVPTFRAQDYSWEDHGFSLVNRLYPDVGQMLDEKFQMAYNLTYNTMATHKDVDTSMLRRAIWNYIHCMFGIRYDDYDYGEINQLLDRSFKIYIKTMVCSPEKTTKRMYESFWRQFQHSEKVHVNLLLMEARMQAELLYALRAITRYMT